The Panicum virgatum strain AP13 chromosome 3N, P.virgatum_v5, whole genome shotgun sequence genome includes the window agtgagATGAGCTGCGGGACCCATCTgtcggagagggagaagagaggagctgGGCAGGGGCAATAACGACATTTCACATCGCCTTGCTGACCGGACACCACCGTGTCCTGCCGCCGTGTCGTGCCACGTAGGACAAAGTGGTAAAAATATAGTAATCGCAGCTACAGTAGTGCTAAATATGTAGACGTCTTTTTAAAAATGCTAAACGAGCGAGTGCCTCTCCTTATAGTGGTAAATATGTAAAAAACCCCTGAATCCCTAATCCCCTCCGCGCTcgattgccgccgccgccgccgccgccgcgttcgcCCCAGCCTCCCGCAATGCAACCTCCATCCGGTCTCTCGCCGCCCCCACCATCCTCTCCGCCCGCCGATACGCTGGCCTCCGCCGCCATCCAAACCCCAAGCCTCCCCGACACCCCGGCCTCCTTGGATCCCGATACCCCCTTCTCCGATGCCGCACCCCTCGAAGTCTCGGACGCCGACACCCCCGCCCTCGCACCAACACCCGACGGCGCCCTCGCCTCCGCCTCTGACgcccccggcgacggcgaggacgacgggaTCACCAACCCCTCTGGCGGCTCCAGGAAGCACATgaccctagcgccgccggcgccggccagcaAGAAGTCCAAGAAGAAGGGCGGTAACAGCGTCTGGACCCGGCCAACCTCCCGCAAGGGCAAGAAGAAGGCgaggcagccgggcggccacgGCCCCGGTGGTGGCATCAGCGGCGCCCACCCCGGACCCATCGCCGGTGGAGATGAGTTGTGCCAGCTCGTCCCCGCGACCCGCCTTGCCGCCGAGCGCAACGACGACGCGGCCACCCAGCCCGTGCAACTCTCCCGCTTCTTCAAGTCCGAGAAGATCGAGGTCTCCGACGACCGCCTCACAGCTGCCAGCACCAAGGGCTACCGCATGGTGCGCGCCACccgcggcgtggcggccgggGCGTGGTACTTTGAGGTCAAGGTTGTGCATCTCGGCGCCACAGGCCACACGCGCCTTGGATGGGTGACCAATAGGGC containing:
- the LOC120663540 gene encoding protein TRAUCO-like, with translation MQPPSGLSPPPPSSPPADTLASAAIQTPSLPDTPASLDPDTPFSDAAPLEVSDADTPALAPTPDGALASASDAPGDGEDDGITNPSGGSRKHMTLAPPAPASKKSKKKGGNSVWTRPTSRKGKKKARQPGGHGPGGGISGAHPGPIAGGDELCQLVPATRLAAERNDDAATQPVQLSRFFKSEKIEVSDDRLTAASTKGYRMVRATRGVAAGAWYFEVKVVHLGATGHTRLGWVTNRADLQTPVGYDAYGFGYRDIDGAKVHKAWREKYADEGYGEGDVLGFYISLPDGERYEPKQPDLIQYKGMPFHVQVPKEEQKVPAPVPGSEICYFKNGVCQGSAFKDIPGGRYYPAASMYTLPNEPNCVVKFNFGPDFEFFPQDFGGLPIPQPMSEVPYQALEVKNEGPAENGIAEKTS